Proteins co-encoded in one Desulfatiglans anilini DSM 4660 genomic window:
- the cas1 gene encoding CRISPR-associated endonuclease Cas1, with amino-acid sequence MYVLENGSYLRKSGGNLALFRDGRVEEEIDLEHLEQLILVGYTSISGAVLRMLIRSRVETVLLNPRGGFEGRLSVDEHKHVGRRKAQYLRLSDPGFALETARSIVGGKLRGQARFLALRGKQLGVDSLLARAATIRAMERSALDPAVDLDIVRGIEGQGTRVYYEGFPRLVRNPAFTFKGRNRRPPLDPVNALLSFVYTLLTSEVLTAIKIVGLDPYLGALHLEDYGRPSLACDLVEEWRVFLADRFVLALINRSVLSPDDFVYRKIEDTDFVDEEDLKGKRPVEMKPATSRALLKSYEKWMEQRVKPPDGDQRLTYRGLILEQVRRFERYLLGELKAYQPFPWSQVG; translated from the coding sequence ATGTATGTGCTCGAAAATGGGAGCTATCTGAGGAAATCAGGCGGAAACCTCGCCCTTTTCCGGGATGGGAGGGTCGAAGAGGAGATCGACCTCGAACACCTGGAGCAATTGATCCTCGTAGGCTACACCTCCATCAGCGGTGCGGTGCTGCGCATGCTGATTCGCAGCCGTGTGGAGACGGTCCTCCTGAACCCCCGCGGGGGGTTCGAGGGGCGGCTGTCGGTCGACGAACACAAGCACGTCGGCCGGCGCAAAGCGCAGTATCTGCGGCTCTCCGACCCCGGGTTCGCCCTCGAGACCGCGCGCTCCATTGTCGGCGGCAAGCTCCGCGGCCAGGCGCGTTTTCTCGCCCTGAGGGGGAAGCAGCTCGGGGTCGATTCCCTGCTGGCGCGGGCGGCCACGATCCGCGCCATGGAGAGGAGCGCGCTGGACCCGGCCGTCGATCTGGACATTGTCAGGGGGATCGAGGGGCAGGGGACGCGCGTCTACTACGAGGGCTTTCCACGGCTGGTGCGGAACCCGGCCTTCACCTTCAAGGGCCGCAACCGCCGGCCGCCGCTCGACCCGGTCAACGCGCTGCTTTCATTCGTCTACACGCTGTTGACGAGCGAGGTCCTGACCGCCATCAAGATCGTCGGTCTGGATCCGTACCTGGGTGCGCTGCACCTGGAGGACTACGGGCGGCCGTCGCTTGCCTGCGACCTCGTCGAGGAGTGGCGCGTCTTTTTGGCCGACCGGTTCGTGCTGGCGCTTATCAACCGAAGTGTCCTCAGCCCGGACGACTTCGTCTACCGGAAGATCGAGGACACGGATTTCGTCGACGAAGAGGATCTCAAGGGGAAACGCCCCGTCGAGATGAAGCCCGCCACCTCGCGCGCACTGCTCAAGTCCTACGAAAAGTGGATGGAGCAGCGGGTGAAGCCTCCTGACGGGGATCAGAGGCTGACCTACCGGGGGTTGATCCTGGAGCAGGTGAGGCGCTTCGAGAGGTATTTGCTGGGGGAATTGAAGGCGTATCAGCCGTTTCCATGGTCACAGGTGGGATGA